Part of the Paenibacillus sp. YPG26 genome, AATAAAATACTCGCTTCCCCTCCACACTATGCGGTAGAACTTCAGGCTTAAGCATAGGGTTACATTCCAAAGGACAAGGAGAGGTTGATATGAGCAAATTCAAATCCGAGTTAACGCGGCGTTATCTGCTGAACAGCAATTCACGGGAGGTTAAGGATGAGGTAGTTCGGGATGACCAGGATGTGGAGTTCGGAGGAGACATAGAGGCAGTCAGTGATGTCCGAGCCGTCAGAGGAGCGGATCACGACCCCAATCTTGTCATTGGGATGAATGCCGAATTCGCTGCGGAAGATGAGGCTGCGGGTGCGGCGGAGAATGAGGCATTACGCGATTCATAAGGTTTGAATTGACACTCCTGATCCGTGATGATAAGATAAGTTTAACTAATTCATATTAAACTTATCGGATTTATATAATATATACTCACGGATCAGGGAGATGGAGATTCATGGAGAGACAAATTGTTATTCAGCACGGGAATGAAGAGATCACGGCCAGTGTCCACTATCCGGCAGCGGAAGCGAAGAAGAACGGACGCGGCAAGGAACGGGTTCCGCTGGTCATCATCTGCCACGGATTCGTAGGGAGCCGGATCGGGGTGGACCGGCTGTTCGTGAAGACCGCCAGGGACCTTGTGGAAGAAGGGTACCTTGTTATCCGGTTCGATTATATCGGATGTGGAGAGAGCACAGGCTCATACGGGAAGGAAGGTCTGGATTCCATGATCGCTCAGACCCGAACCGTGCTGGATTACAGCGAGACCTTAAGTGATGTCGATCCTACCCGGATCACCCTGATCGGCCACAGCCTCGGCGGGGCTGTAGCCCTGCTGACCGCGGTGCGTGACCGCCGGGTGAAGAATCTGGTCATGTGGTCCTCTGTAGGTTATCCATTCAGTGATATTGTGAAGATTACCGAACGCAAGGTATATGATGATGCGATGAAATACGGGCATTCGGATTACCTGGGGTATGAGTTCACCCCTGTATTCTTTGAGTCGCTGGGCTCCTCACAGCCCTTCCAGGAAGCAATCAAATTCACGGGGGATGTGCTTGTGATCCATGGAACCTCGGATGACGAGATTCCGGTGGATTATGCATTCCTCTTCCAGAAGGTGTTCTGGATGCGTTCAGAAGGCCGGTGTGACAAGGAGATTATTTTCCAGGGAGACCATACCTTCTCGGTAGGAGAGCATCGAGAGCAGCT contains:
- a CDS encoding alpha/beta fold hydrolase; this encodes MERQIVIQHGNEEITASVHYPAAEAKKNGRGKERVPLVIICHGFVGSRIGVDRLFVKTARDLVEEGYLVIRFDYIGCGESTGSYGKEGLDSMIAQTRTVLDYSETLSDVDPTRITLIGHSLGGAVALLTAVRDRRVKNLVMWSSVGYPFSDIVKITERKVYDDAMKYGHSDYLGYEFTPVFFESLGSSQPFQEAIKFTGDVLVIHGTSDDEIPVDYAFLFQKVFWMRSEGRCDKEIIFQGDHTFSVGEHREQLIKRTKDWLNEQESVQTEWQHWMI